The sequence below is a genomic window from Cerasicoccus sp. TK19100.
GGCCTCACCTAATCATCGCGCATCCCGTCCGGTGATGAACCCCCACTCATGAAAAAACTTCGCAATCGGCTCTATGTCGCGCTTCTGCCTTTGCAGTTGCTGTTGGTTGGGCTGGCTCTGTGGACATTCTTCCTGCTCGCGAATCTCGAAGAGCTCGTTAGTGACGCAAAAACCTCACACGAGGAGTTTGCCGAAGTAACCGATAATGCCTTGTTCCGCCTGCGTGAAATGCAGGTGCTGATCGAGATGACTGCCGAGGTCGATGGCCGCAGCCTGCGGTCGGACATCCGTCAATCCAAGCTGGAATATCTGCAAGCCATCGAACTAATCCGCGTCAACCCCAACGCTCAAAGCACGGATTCCTTGACGGCGCTTATCACGATCAATGAGCAGATCGATCCGCGCATGGAGACGATGCTCCGTGCGATGAATGATCCGATGATTGCCCAACGGCGCATGGAGATGCTGAATCTTTTCCAGGAAGCAGAGACGTTGCTGGAGCGCCTGTCGACGGCCGCGATCGACGACCTGCTCAACCTGCAAGACGCCTTCCGCGAGCGCTTGCGGTTATCTTTTGCCGTCCTCGGCGCGGGTATTTTGCTGGGGGTCTTTGGCACCTTGCTCATTAGCCGTCAGATCGGGCGCATGATCCTCAACCCGCTGGAAAACCTGGAGGACAAGTTGGAGGATGTGAGCCGGGGTAACCTCGATGTGGAGGCCGATCTGAGCCGCCGCGATGAGATTGGCAAGCTGGCCCACGCCTTCAACCAAATGGTCCACAAGCTGCGTGAATACAAATCGCTGACCGACCAAAAGCTCCTCTCGACCACGCGGACTTTCCGCAGTGTGCTGCAGCGCACACCGCACGCGACCCTGTTCCTGACCAGTGACCTCAAGGTCTTCTTCGCCAACCCGCAGGCTGGTTCGCTGCTCGAAGCACCGGAGTTTAAAAAAGGCCTGCCGCGCGCGCTCAAGAAGTTTGCCCAAGACGCGATGGACTCGGGTGACATTGTGGTGATGGATCGCTTGCAGGAGGCACTGCGAATTAACGTTGGCGGCCAGCCATTGTATTTTCTGGTGGCTGCATTTCCCGTCGACCTGGTGGACACGGAAGACTTCGACTCCGGTGCTTTTAACGCCGAGGGCGTCGCGATTTTCCTCCAGGACGTCACCAAGATGAAGCTTGCGGACAACCTGAAGGGCAACGTCGTCGCCACCGTTAGCCATGAGCTGAAGACGCCGCTGACCAGCGCCCGCATGTCGCTCTACCTGCTCAGCGAGGAGTCCGTCGGCCCGCTGAATGAGGAGCAGCGAGAGCTGGTCGACACCGCCAAGGAAGACCTGGAGCGGCAATTGGCGACTATCCAAAATCTCCTCGACCTGAGCCGCATCGAGCAAAGCGATAAGCGACTGATCAAGGACACCTGCCGCGCCAATGGCATCATTGATCGCTCGATCATGGCGCACCGCGAGCTGGCGAACTCATGCGGAGTAAAGTTGGTCGCCGAGCCTGCGCCGGAGGACCCGTTTATCCATGTTGACGAGAAGCGCATTGAAATCGTTTTGAATAATTTCGTTTCCAACGCACTGCGCCACGCGCCGGAGCACTCGGAAGTCATCGTGCAAACCGTGGTAGAAAAAGACCGCGTGCGGTTCAGCGTTTTCGATGAAGGCCCCGGTGTGCCGGACGATATGCGCGACATCATCTTCGAGCGTTATGCGCAGGGGGAGGACAGCCGGCGACACGGCAGCGCTGGCCTTGGGCTGCATATTTCCAAGGAGATCATTACCGATCACGGCGGGGATATCGGCTGCGATTCCGTCTTGGGCCAAGGGAGCAATTTTTACTTTCTGCTGCAACGCGTGACCGAGCCGGAGTCAGAGCAAACCATAGAATCATCAACCGAACACAACCATGTCTAATAAAACATCCACTACAAAGACATCCACTGCGGATAAACTCGCTCAAGACCGCGACAAGTTGGTCGCTGATCTCAAGCTCTTGGTCGAAGACGCCAAGCACTTAACCGCTGACGCCAGCGACGCTACCTCGGAGTTTGCATCCGAAAAGGCAGAGCATGTGCGAGAGCAGCTAAATGACGTCATGGCCAAGCTCAAGGCCGAGGGGGAACATGTCGCCGGGAAGGCGAAAGACACCACTCAGGACCTTGAAAAGCTGATCAAGAAGCATCCTTGGCAGTCACTCGGCATCGCCGTAGTTGCCGGGATTGTTATTGACCGCTTTATGCGAGATTAAGCAATGAATCCGCTGGAATCCGCCGGCGCTATTGGCCAGACGTTGCTCCAGATGCTGGAGTCGCGCATCGAGCTCTTTGGCGTCGAATACCGCATGGAAAAGGCTCGGCTCGCGGCCTTGGTAGGCGTTGCCTGCCTGGCTGCATCGAGCCTGGTCCTGGCGGGCGTTGCCGGAATCGTGGCGCTGGCGATGGCCACACCCGAGAAATATCAGACCTTCGTCATGGCGGCGGTGTGTTTCTTTTTCCTGGTTATTCTGGGCGCATGCATTGGCGCTGCATTCTACCTGATGGACCAGAAACGCACGCCATTCTCTGAAACCCGCCAAGAACTTCGAAAAGACGTCGCATGTTTATCTTCCGTTCTGAAAAAGAAGAAATAGCCCGGCTCAAAGAGGAGATCAGTCGCGAGCGCGCGCAGCTCGGCCTGAGCACTCAAGAGCTCCTGCCGCAGGCGAAAAAAGCCGCCGCGATGGGCAGTGCTGTCTTCGCGATTAAGCGCTTTACGCCGCTGCTTCGCCCAGTGATTTTTGCTGTCGCCCAGCGTGGCCTGCGCAAGGGCACCGGCAAGGGCTTGTTTAAGATTGCCGCCCTGGGAGCCGCAGCCTTTGGTGCGTATAAATTGCTCGGCAGCGACGACGACGAATAAGCCGCCAAACCCGTCCACGGCGTTTGCCTGACGCGTGAAAATGGTTATCAGTGAAGCATGTCAACGGTTGCGCTGATCTACCCGCATCAACTCTTTCGCCAACCACCGGCACGAGGCTGCCCGCTCTACCTGATTGAAGACCCGCTGCTGTTTGGCACGGATCGGCACTGGCCGTTAAATGCCCACCGCCAGCGCCTGGTGCTCCACCGCGCCTCGATGCAAGCCTACCGCAAGGAGCTGGAAGGCAACGGCCACGATGTGCGCTACGTGGATCTCCCGCAGGGGGGCAACAGCGACTCTACCACCATACTGCGCGCGGCGATTCCCAAGAGCATCGAACGGCTCTCGGTTTATGATCCGCATGACGACGTACTCGAACGCCGCTTGCAACGCTTTGCCGAGGAGCGCGGCATCGAGCTCTCCACTGAGCCCACGCCCGCCTTTGTCACACCAGCCGAGTTTCTGGAGAAGCATACCGGCGCGGACGCGAAAAAGCCCTTCATGGCGACCTTTTATCAGGCGCAGCGCAAGCGGATGAAAATCTTGCTCAATGACGACGGCAAACCCGTGGGTGGGCAGTGGTCCTTTGACGCCGACAACCGTAAAAAACTGCCCAAAGACTACCCGGTGCCTGATGCACCACGCGCGCGGCGAAACCACTACGTCGACGAGGCAGTGGATTGGGTGAAAGACCGTTTCGCCGATAATCTCGGCTCGCTGGACAGGTTTGAGTGGCCCGTCACCCGCGTGGCTGCGCAGAGTTGGCTGGATACGTTTTTAGAAGAGCGATTTGCCGATTTCGGCCCCTATGAAGACGCTTTGTCCGGCCGTCACCGGGTGCTGTTTCACTCCGCCATCACACCCGCGCTCAACATTGGCCTGCTGACGCCGCAGGAGGTAGTCGACGCTGCGCTTAGCCATGCGGAAAAGCACGACATCCCGCTCAATTCGTTGGAGGGCTTCATTCGGCAAGTCATTGGATGGCGGGAGTTTATGTGCGGCATTTATCGCCACCGTGGCGTGGAGATCCGGAATGGGAATTTCTGGAATTTCCGGCGCAAGATGCCGCAATGCTTCTACGATGCGTCGACGGGTATCCCGCCGGTCGACGACGCCATCAGCCGCGCGCTCGAGCACGGTTGGCTGCACCACATTGAGCGCCTCATGGTGCTGGGTAATTTTATGCTGCTCTGCCGCATTCACCCGACTGCTGTCTATCAGTGGTTTATGGAATTATTTGTCGACGCCTACGACTGGGTCATGGTGCCTAATGTTTACGGCATGTCGCAGTTCGCCGACGGGGGGACGTTTACCACGAAGCCGTATCTTTCGGGCTCGAATTACATCCGCAAAATGTCCCGCTACGCCAAGGGAGACTGGTGCGATACGTGGGATGGCCTTTACTGGAGCTTCATCGCCGACCACGAAGATTTCTTTGCTGATAACCAACGACTGGCGATGATGGCGCGCACGTGGAACAAAATGGACGAGGCAAAGCAGCGAAATCACCAGCATAATGCAGAAGCATTTCTCCGTGGATTGTAGGTTCTGCTTAGCGTTTTTATCGCGAGCCATCTACTTCTGTATTGCTGAAATCTTCGTCGGTTATTCAGCACATTTGCTTGTTTCGTGAATAAATAGTGGGCTGTTAATAACCTTATTCATAACGTTGCTTCGTCACGCTATTGGCAGGCAAAGTCCCGCGATCCGTTACATTAGTCGGGGTTTTGTGTCGTTTGTGAGGCGGCTGAGTCACGGGCTTGTTAAGACTTGGGGGCCTCACTGATTGGGCTTTGACCGACTTATTCACAGTTATTAACATTCGGGACCCATACAAGCTCACTGACGAACGACAATGAAAAAGCCTGTCCTGAAATACAAAACCATCGTTCTTTCGGACGTTCACCTCGGCACGAATGATTGTAAGGCCGAGGAAGTTAACTTTTTTCTCAAGCACACCCGCTGCGATAAATTAATCCTCAATGGAGATATTATCGACGGGTGGAGTCTTAAGCGGAAGCTTAATTGGAAGAAGAGCCACACGTGGTTTATCCGCCGTATCTTGAAGATAGCCGAAAAACGAAAGTCAGAGGTGATCTACGTGCGCGGCAATCACGACGACTTTCTGGCTGGCTACCTGCCGCTGATGTTTGATCGCCTACAAATCGTCGAAGAGCACATCCACCACGGCGAAAAGGGCGACTACCTCGTCGTCCATGGAGACTGCTTTGACGCGGTTACGACGCACTCGAAATTCGTTTCGATTCTGGGCGATGTCGGCTACCAGCAGTTGCTGCGCATCAACCGCCTCTACAACAAGTGGCGCGCCTTCCGCGGTAAGGAATATTACTCGCTGAGCAAGGCGATCAAGGCGAAGGTCAAACAGGCCGTCAGCCACATCTCGGATTTTGAAGATCACCTGCAAGCCCTGGCTTCGAAGCGCGGTTGCATGGGGATCATTTGCGGGCACATCCACACGCCCGAGGACAAGATGATCGGCGACACACATTACCTGAATTCGGGTGATTGGGTCGAGTCGCTGACCGCGCTCGTCGAAGACAAAGACGGCAATTGGGAAGTCCTCGACTATGGCGAGTTCTGCATCCGCCTGCACGAAAAGGCTGAGCTCGAGCAACGCAAAACACCGCTGCCTCCCGTCCGCGATGGCGAGGAGATCAAGGTCGCCAAGGAAGACACGAACGTCATCTGGCTGGACGAGCTCGACGAAGAAGAACTTGCCGCGCCTCATGCCTAGGCGTGACTTTCAAAGGTAGGGCGCAGTCTCCAGACAAGCCGCCAGCATCCTGCTGGACCGAAAAATTTGCACACCGTGCAAATGCTACTCCACTGTGGCGGCTTGTCTGGAGGCTGCGCCCTACCTTTAACGCAAATGCTCCAGCATCACGCCCAGCACATCCGTCGATGCGATCGAACCTGCCGCCGACTGATCGCTCGCGCCAATAATCAGCGGCCAGTCCTGTTGGTCGGCTGGCCGATGTCCATGCGAGCCTTTGACGAGATTCGCGTCCAGCGGGATCACGTCGAACAGCGTGCGCAGACCCAGCTTTTTGCGAAGGAGTTTACCCGCAAGCTTGAGCTTGGGCATCGCAATTGACGGGTCGATAAAGAGCTCCACGGGGTCGAAGCCGGGCTTGCGGTGGATGTCCACCGTGCGCGCGAAGTCGGGTGCCTTGGCGTCGTCGAGCCAGTAGTAGTAGGTGAACCAGCTGTCCGGCTCAGAAAGCACGACGAGCTCGCCCGAGCGCGGATGATCCAGGCCGACGCGGGCCTTGGTGTCGGCGTCGTAAATTTCGCCCACGCCGGGTGTCGCTTCGAGCAGGCGGCTGACTTCGCCGAGGATGGACTCATCCTGCACGTAAATGTGTGCGCACTGGTGGTCGGCCAAGGCAAAAGCCCGGCTGGCACCCTTGTCCAGAGTCTCCGTGCCAAGCTCGTCCTTGATGCTCAGCCAACCTCGTTCGCGGAACAGGCGGTTGAGGTGCACGGGACGCGATACCGGCGTGATGCCGTATTCCGAAAGCACAATCACCTGAACCCCGCGCGCATCGTAGCAGGCGACGAGTTCACCAACGACTTGGTCGATGGCGTGTAATTCGGCGGGGATGGACGCATCGTCCGGCCCGAGCTTCATCATGCAGTAGTCGAGGTGCGGCAGGTAAACGAGCGACACATCCGGCGCATGTTTTTCCTCAATCCACTGCGCGGAGCGCGCTATCCACTGGGAGGACTCGATGCCGCTGGCGGGCCCCCAGAACTGCCGAAACGGAAACTCGCCGAGGTCCGCCTTCACGCGCTCACGCAGGTCCATGGGGGTCGTGTGGACATCGAACACCTTGCCGCCGTCGGCCAGGTAGAGCGGCCGTGGCGTGATGGCGTAGTTGACGTGGGCATACATGTTGAACCACCAGAATAGCTGGGCTACGGTCGCCTCCGGGCGGTCGCGGCGCAGGAAGTGCCAGAGCTTGCGGCCCTGCATCAGGTGGTTGCTTTGTTTCCAGAAATGATGCTCGGCCAGCTCGCGGTCATACCAGCCGTTGGCGACGATGCCGTGCTGGCTGGGCAGCTGACCAGTCAGGTAAGTCGCCTGCGCGCTGCAGGTGTTGGCGGGCGCGACGGGTTCGATGGCGGCGACCGCCGTTCGTTGCGCCAGCTTTTGCAGGTTGGGCGTATGCTGGCCCAAGTGGCGCTGGCTCAGGCCAACGACATTGAGTACGGCTAGGCGAGGTGCAGTGTTCATTAGGCGAGGGCTGCGTACTCGGCCAAGGCGAGGGTTTCCTGGAGCGCGCGTTGCAACGCCTCGTGGTCGACCACGTTGATGTCGCGGTTGACGCCCGGTTCGGTGACCATGCACAGGCAAAGCTGTCCACCCAGATGCAGGCGAAATTCTTCAAAGCCCTCCAGCAGCGGTGCGTGGTCGTCGGTCGCGGCCGCGTTAAGTTCACGCTGCACATCGGGCGAGGCCAGCGGACCGAGTAGGCCCATTTCGCGAGCCACGGTTAATATGCCGGACAGATTTTCACTGCTGAGCAGGCCCACGCAATGTGCGTAATGGAGATCGATTAGCATGCCGATGGCGACGGCCTCACCGTGGCTCAGGCGAAACTCCGAGAGCTGCTCCAGCTTATGCGCGGCCCAGTGCCCGAAGTCCAGCGGTCGGCCTTCGCCTTGCTCGAAGGGATCGCCGCCCTGGGCGATGTGCTCAGCGTGGATGCGTGCGCTTTCGGCCACGGCGTGCTGCACTGCCTCTGGTTCCAGAGCGTTCAATGCGCCTGCATTCTGCCGCAGGTAAACGTAAAATTGGCGGTCGCGAACCAGGGCCACTTTGAGCGCCTCAGCGAGGCCGGCGCGACGTTCGCGCTCCGGTTGGCTGGCGAGAAACGCGAAGTCGTTGACGACAGCCCAGGGCACGGAAAACGCGCCCGCCCAGTTCTTTTGGCCGAAGCGGTTCACGCCGCACTTTACGCCGACGCCGCTGTCGCCCTGGCTGAGCGTCGTGGTGGGCATTCGCACCAGACGCATGCCGCGATGAGCCGTGGCGACGGCAAAACCGACAACATCCAGCACCGCGCCGCCGCCGATGACCAGCACCCGCGAGTGACGCGAGAGCGGCAGCGCCGCCAGCTGCTGCCAAATGGTCTCGACGACCGACCAGTCATTTTTCGCCTGTTCGCCGCCCGGGACTAGCATGGGCTCGGCCACGAGTTCAATGGGATCGCCTGCGGCCTGTATCAGCTCGA
It includes:
- a CDS encoding sensor histidine kinase codes for the protein MKKLRNRLYVALLPLQLLLVGLALWTFFLLANLEELVSDAKTSHEEFAEVTDNALFRLREMQVLIEMTAEVDGRSLRSDIRQSKLEYLQAIELIRVNPNAQSTDSLTALITINEQIDPRMETMLRAMNDPMIAQRRMEMLNLFQEAETLLERLSTAAIDDLLNLQDAFRERLRLSFAVLGAGILLGVFGTLLISRQIGRMILNPLENLEDKLEDVSRGNLDVEADLSRRDEIGKLAHAFNQMVHKLREYKSLTDQKLLSTTRTFRSVLQRTPHATLFLTSDLKVFFANPQAGSLLEAPEFKKGLPRALKKFAQDAMDSGDIVVMDRLQEALRINVGGQPLYFLVAAFPVDLVDTEDFDSGAFNAEGVAIFLQDVTKMKLADNLKGNVVATVSHELKTPLTSARMSLYLLSEESVGPLNEEQRELVDTAKEDLERQLATIQNLLDLSRIEQSDKRLIKDTCRANGIIDRSIMAHRELANSCGVKLVAEPAPEDPFIHVDEKRIEIVLNNFVSNALRHAPEHSEVIVQTVVEKDRVRFSVFDEGPGVPDDMRDIIFERYAQGEDSRRHGSAGLGLHISKEIITDHGGDIGCDSVLGQGSNFYFLLQRVTEPESEQTIESSTEHNHV
- a CDS encoding DUF883 family protein, which produces MSNKTSTTKTSTADKLAQDRDKLVADLKLLVEDAKHLTADASDATSEFASEKAEHVREQLNDVMAKLKAEGEHVAGKAKDTTQDLEKLIKKHPWQSLGIAVVAGIVIDRFMRD
- a CDS encoding phage holin family protein; amino-acid sequence: MNPLESAGAIGQTLLQMLESRIELFGVEYRMEKARLAALVGVACLAASSLVLAGVAGIVALAMATPEKYQTFVMAAVCFFFLVILGACIGAAFYLMDQKRTPFSETRQELRKDVACLSSVLKKKK
- a CDS encoding cryptochrome/photolyase family protein, translating into MSTVALIYPHQLFRQPPARGCPLYLIEDPLLFGTDRHWPLNAHRQRLVLHRASMQAYRKELEGNGHDVRYVDLPQGGNSDSTTILRAAIPKSIERLSVYDPHDDVLERRLQRFAEERGIELSTEPTPAFVTPAEFLEKHTGADAKKPFMATFYQAQRKRMKILLNDDGKPVGGQWSFDADNRKKLPKDYPVPDAPRARRNHYVDEAVDWVKDRFADNLGSLDRFEWPVTRVAAQSWLDTFLEERFADFGPYEDALSGRHRVLFHSAITPALNIGLLTPQEVVDAALSHAEKHDIPLNSLEGFIRQVIGWREFMCGIYRHRGVEIRNGNFWNFRRKMPQCFYDASTGIPPVDDAISRALEHGWLHHIERLMVLGNFMLLCRIHPTAVYQWFMELFVDAYDWVMVPNVYGMSQFADGGTFTTKPYLSGSNYIRKMSRYAKGDWCDTWDGLYWSFIADHEDFFADNQRLAMMARTWNKMDEAKQRNHQHNAEAFLRGL
- a CDS encoding UDP-2,3-diacylglucosamine diphosphatase, with the translated sequence MKKPVLKYKTIVLSDVHLGTNDCKAEEVNFFLKHTRCDKLILNGDIIDGWSLKRKLNWKKSHTWFIRRILKIAEKRKSEVIYVRGNHDDFLAGYLPLMFDRLQIVEEHIHHGEKGDYLVVHGDCFDAVTTHSKFVSILGDVGYQQLLRINRLYNKWRAFRGKEYYSLSKAIKAKVKQAVSHISDFEDHLQALASKRGCMGIICGHIHTPEDKMIGDTHYLNSGDWVESLTALVEDKDGNWEVLDYGEFCIRLHEKAELEQRKTPLPPVRDGEEIKVAKEDTNVIWLDELDEEELAAPHA
- a CDS encoding alkaline phosphatase family protein, which codes for MNTAPRLAVLNVVGLSQRHLGQHTPNLQKLAQRTAVAAIEPVAPANTCSAQATYLTGQLPSQHGIVANGWYDRELAEHHFWKQSNHLMQGRKLWHFLRRDRPEATVAQLFWWFNMYAHVNYAITPRPLYLADGGKVFDVHTTPMDLRERVKADLGEFPFRQFWGPASGIESSQWIARSAQWIEEKHAPDVSLVYLPHLDYCMMKLGPDDASIPAELHAIDQVVGELVACYDARGVQVIVLSEYGITPVSRPVHLNRLFRERGWLSIKDELGTETLDKGASRAFALADHQCAHIYVQDESILGEVSRLLEATPGVGEIYDADTKARVGLDHPRSGELVVLSEPDSWFTYYYWLDDAKAPDFARTVDIHRKPGFDPVELFIDPSIAMPKLKLAGKLLRKKLGLRTLFDVIPLDANLVKGSHGHRPADQQDWPLIIGASDQSAAGSIASTDVLGVMLEHLR
- a CDS encoding 3-dehydroquinate synthase; the protein is MHWRFAYLIRCWPLSVCFYFSPSPFGCKKVLPRLDSPGRMHPFLRQALMPRSDLQFNVTPHFVHRIFHTENAFLPKNHTLERALRGDDQTSGEPLRVCVYLDEGLLAARPNLALEVSRKIELIQAAGDPIELVAEPMLVPGGEQAKNDWSVVETIWQQLAALPLSRHSRVLVIGGGAVLDVVGFAVATAHRGMRLVRMPTTTLSQGDSGVGVKCGVNRFGQKNWAGAFSVPWAVVNDFAFLASQPERERRAGLAEALKVALVRDRQFYVYLRQNAGALNALEPEAVQHAVAESARIHAEHIAQGGDPFEQGEGRPLDFGHWAAHKLEQLSEFRLSHGEAVAIGMLIDLHYAHCVGLLSSENLSGILTVAREMGLLGPLASPDVQRELNAAATDDHAPLLEGFEEFRLHLGGQLCLCMVTEPGVNRDINVVDHEALQRALQETLALAEYAALA